In Streptomyces sp. 840.1, the DNA window CCTCGTCCGGGCCGGCGTCGGTGATCGTGCGGCGAAGAGGTTCACAGGTGTCCGTCGCGGTCGCCGACCCGGGCCGGACGCAGACCTCGCTCACGGTCGAACTCCCCTTCCGGGTGCGGTCGGTGGCGCACGCCGATGCCACCGTGCGCGTCGCCCTCGGCCGCAGGACCGTCCTCACGGTCGAGACCGGCGGCTCACGCGGCCACACCCACCGCACCGAACTCGTCCAGTAACCACCTCTTCCGAGTGTCGATCCCGAGGAGCAGCGCCGCCATGCCCGCCACCCCGTATCTGCAACTGCCGCCCACCGACCGGGTCCTGTCGTCGCGCACCGGCTGGACCCGGGCGCACTGGGAGGCGACGGCCGACCGGATGCTCGACGCGCTGACGCCATACGCCTCACCCGGTTTCGCGCAGTACCGGCTGCCGGGACGCGGCAGTTGGTCGGGGGTCGTCTCGGACGGCCTCGAGGGCTTCGCGCGCTCGTTCCTGCTCGCCGCCTGCCGGATCGCGGGCGCGGGCGCGGGCGGGGCGGTCGACCCCTCGCTGACCGAGCGGTACGCGGCGGGTCTCGCGGCCGGAACGGACCCCCAAAGCGGCGAGGCCTGGCCGCGCCTGACGGACTGTTCGCAGCAGATGGTGGAGGCGGCGTCGGTCGCCTTCGCACTGCACGAGACCCGGCCGTGGATCTGGGACCGGCTGGACGCCGGGGTCCAGGAGCGGGTCGTCGACTGGTTCTCCGGATTCGTCGGCGGCCGCACCTGGGACAACAACTGGCGGTTGTTCCAGGTGGTGTCCGAGCAGTTCCTCGCCTCGGTGGGCGCCCCGTACAGCCGGTCCGACATCGAGGACGGGCTCGACAGGATCGAGGACTGGTACGTCGGTGACGGCTGGTACACCGACGGGGACGGCCGCAATTTCGACTACTACATCGGCTGGGCGATGCACCTGTACCCGCTGCTGTGGGCGCGGATCGCCGGGCCGGAGGGCGACGGCGGCCGGGCGGCTGTGTACCGGGGGCGGCTGAGCCGGTTCCTGGAGGACTACCAGCACTTCTTCGGGGCCGACGGCTCGCCGGTCCACCAGGGCCGTTCGCTCGCCTACCGCTTCGCCGCGCTGGCCCCGGCGTGGATGGGTGCGCTCGCCGACTGCACCCCGCTGGCTCCCGGACTCACCCGCCGGCTCGCCTCGGGCACGCTGCGGCACTTCGCGGAGCGCGGGGTGCCGGACGAGCGGGGGCTGCTGACGCTCGGCTGGTACGACACCTTCCTCCCGTCCACCCAGCCCTACTCGGGTCCGGCCTCGCCGTACTGGGCGAGCAAGGGCTTCCTCGGGCTGCTGCTCCCGGCCGACCACGCGGTGTGGACGGAGCGCGAACTCCCGTTGCCCGTCGAGGAGTCGGACACGTACACCGCGCTGCCCGCACCGGGCTGGCTGCTGCACGGCACCCGGAACGACGGGATCGTCCGGCTGGTCAATCACGGCAGCGACCACAACCCGCCCGCGCCCGGGGCCAATGCCTGCGAGGACGATCCGGACCGGGGCGCGGGCGAGGACGACCCGCACTACGCGAAGCTGGCGTACTCGACGGCGGCCGCGCCGCAGTCCGCACCGCACGCCGCAGCCCGGAACATCGACAACCACCTGGCCCTGATCGCCCCGGACGGCACGCCGTCGCGCCGCCGCCGGATCCATCCGCTGCACTGCGAGGGCCGCGTCGCCTCCTCCTGGTCGGCGGCGCGGCTGCCGGGCGACGAGCGCGCGTACCGGATCGGGACGACGAGCGTGCTGCACGGCCCGTGGGAGATCCGGGTGCACCGGGTCGATTCGCCCGAGGGCGCGGTGGTCCGGGAGGGCGGCCACGCGGTCGCCGGTCCGGTGAGCCCGTTCGCCTCGTCGGGTCCCGACTGGGCGCTCGCCCGCACGGCCGACGGGCTGACCAGCGCGGTGGTGGCGCTGTACGGCTGGGACGGCGGCGCCGACGGGGCGGCGGTGGCGCGCGATGTGGAGTCCAACGCGTACGGACCGCACTCGGCGATCCCGTATCTGCGCGGCGCACCCCGTCCCGGCGGCCGGAGCGTTCATGTGTCGCTCGTCGTGCTCTCCCGGGACACCGTCCATCCGGAAGCGCTGCGGACGGCGGTGCGGGTGCGGGTGGACGGCGACGCGGTGGTGCTCACCTTCCTGGACGGCAGCCGGGTGGAGGTCTGACCGGCGGCCCCCCGGCCCGGCCGGCGGGGCGGGCTCAGATCCCGATGCTGTTGTCCTCCCGGCTGTGGATGTGCCCGATCAGCTCCTGCGCGAGGGACTTGATGGTGTCGAGCCCGGCCCGCCCCCACGGGCGGGGCACGGTGTCCACGGCGCAGACCGCGCCCAGGGCGATCCCCGTGCGGTCGATGAGCGGCGCCCCGAGGTAGGAGCGGATGCCTATGTCGTCGACCACCGGGTTCCCGGCGAACCTCGGGTAGTCGCAGACGTCCTCCAGGACCAGCGCCCTGCGCCGGACCACGACGTGCGGGCAGTAGCCGTGGTCGAGTGCGACGTAGCGGCCGCTGCGGCCGCTGCCCGCCGCAGTGGCGCCCAGGTCGGCGCCCTTGCGGATGCCGGCGGGGGTGTGCAGTCCGGCGTAGAACTGCCGGTTGCCGTCGATGAAGTTGACCATCGAGAAGGGCACTTCGGTCACTTCGGCCACCCGGTCGGCGAAGGCGTCGAAGTTGTCGAAGGAGGCATCGGACCGCTCCCCCAGGTCCAGGCTGCGCAGCCGCTGGGTCCGGGCGCGGGCGTCGCTGTCGACGGGAGTCAGCAGCATCCGCCCGATGGCGTGCGGGATCACGTAGGGACTCCGAAACTGCCGTGCCCGGAGAGCGGGGCCGGCTCGGCGGTGGCGTTGATGAGGTGCTGGACGAGGGTGACCAGCGCGCCGGTTCCCGAGCTGGCGATCCGGGCGTCGCACAGGACGACGGGCACCGCGGGCGCCAGGTCAAGTGCGGCCCGCACCTCCTCGGGGCCGTATCGGAAGGCGCCGTCGAACTCGTTGACGGCGACGATGAATCCGATGCCGCGCCGTTCGAAGAAGTCGACGGCGGCGAAGCACTCCTCCAGCCTCCGGGTGTCGGCGATGACCACGGCTCCGAGCGCGCCCTGCGAGAGCTCGTCCCACATGAACCAGAAGCGTTCCTGGCCGGGGGTGCCGAACAGGTAGAGCACGTGCTGCTCGTCCAGCGTGATGCGGCCGAAGTCCATGGCCACCGTGGTGGAGGTCTTGGACTCGATGCCTTCGAGGCTGTCGGTCGCCGCGCTGACCTGAGTCAGCAGCTCCTCCGTGCTCAGCGGCGCGATCTCGCTGACCGCGCCGACGAAGGTCGTCTTGCCGACACCGAAGCCGCCGGCCACCAGCACCTTGAGGGCGACGGGGAAGCCCTCGGAGCTGCTGGGCCCCTGGGCGTGCCCGAGGGAGCCGGGGGCGTCCTCGTATCCCCCGTTTCCCGGGACCCCGGCGTGACCAGCGCTCCCGGGGCCCTCCGCGTAGCCGACGTTTCCTGGGCTCCCGGCCCCCGGGTGCGGGGCGGAGCTGTCGAAACCGTCAGAGCTGTCGTCGTAAGCCATCGAGCACTGCCTCCAGCAGGGATCGGTCAGTGGGCATGTCATGGAAGGCGGGCGGGTGCGCGGTGACCGCTCCGCAGTCGACCAGGTCGGAGAGGAGCACCTTGGTGACGACTGCGGGCAGTCGCAGGTGTGCGGCGATCTCGGCCACCGACGTGGGTCCGCCGCACAGTCCCAGCGCGACCGAGTGCTCGGGGCCGAGGTGGACCTGCGGGACGGTCCCGGTGGCCATCACCAGGGAGAGCAGGTCGAGCACGGTGGTGGGGCGGGTGCGGCCGCCGCTCACCGTGTACGGGCGGATGAGGCGGCCCGCCGCATCGTCGAGCAACGGCGCGTCCTGCGTGGCCGACACGCTCACAGCCCCGTGGCGCCCGGCACCCCGGCCGCTTGTCTGGTCGGGGTCATCAGATAGGGCCGGACACTCTTGACCAGCATGGTCATCTCGTAGCCCAGCACGGCCGCATCGGCGCTCCGCCCGGCGAGCACCGCCAGACAGGTGCCGGAACCGGCGGTGGCCACGAACAGGAGCGTCGAGTCGAGCTCCACCACCACCTGCCGGACCTCCCCGTTGTCCCCGAACCGCGCCCCGGCGCTGCGGCCGAGGGAGTAGAGGCCGGCCGCCAGCGCCGCCATGTGGTCGGCGCTGTCGGCGTCCATGCCGTGGAGGGACTTCACCAGCCCGTCGGCGGACAGCAGGACCGCGCTTCGGGTGTACGGCACGCGCTGTACCAGCCCGCTCAGCAGCCAGTCGAGGTCCGAGACCTGACCGGACGGCGTATCGGTCGCCATGGTGCATCTACTCCTTGGAGGTGTTCACGTCGAGTGGGTCTTGGTCGCTGTGGTAGGAACCGGCCCGCAGGAGCCGGCCCGGGGCCGCGGCGCCGCGCACGGGAAGCGGGTCCAGCGGTGCGGCTGCCACCGCCGGATCCGTTCCGAAGCCGGACTCCGGCGCGGGCTCCGCCCCGGGTTCCGTCTCGGCGCGGGCCTCCGCGAGGTCGATGCCGCGGCGGAAGGCCGCCACCAGGCCCGGGTCGTGCAGGGTGGGTTCGTCCTCGGTGCGCGGGGCCGGGGCTTCCCTGAGCTGGGGAACCAGGTGCTCCTGGTTCGCGCGCCGGGGAAGCTGCGGCCGGCCCATCGTGCCGCGGACGACTCCGGTCTCCGGCGGGAGCGCCGGTACCGCGTCGTCGGCCGGGCGGATACCGGGCCGGGCCTCGGGGGGCGTGGGGCGGTCGAGGCGTTCGGCGCGCAGCGGGAGGGGCGGGCCCTCGCCCTGACGCCGGGTCTGCTGCGGCTGGTGCATGCGCAGTGCCTGCTGCTGCGGGACGTACGGCCGGCGCTCCGGCTCGGGGGCGGGCGTCGTACCCGGGCCGAGGTCGCGGGGGGCGGGGGCCTCGTCCAGCGGCGGCGGGCGGTGCACGGGGCCGGGAGGCGGGGCCGGGGCCTCGCCGGCCCCGGTGTCGTCCTCGGCCCCGAGCAGGGACTGCGGAAGCACGAGCACGGCCTGCGTACCGCCGTAGATGTTGCTCTGCAGCCGTACGGCGATGCCGTGCCTGCGGGCCAGTGAGGCCACCACGAACAGCCCGATCCGGCCGTCCTGAAGCAGCCG includes these proteins:
- a CDS encoding DUF2264 domain-containing protein, giving the protein MPATPYLQLPPTDRVLSSRTGWTRAHWEATADRMLDALTPYASPGFAQYRLPGRGSWSGVVSDGLEGFARSFLLAACRIAGAGAGGAVDPSLTERYAAGLAAGTDPQSGEAWPRLTDCSQQMVEAASVAFALHETRPWIWDRLDAGVQERVVDWFSGFVGGRTWDNNWRLFQVVSEQFLASVGAPYSRSDIEDGLDRIEDWYVGDGWYTDGDGRNFDYYIGWAMHLYPLLWARIAGPEGDGGRAAVYRGRLSRFLEDYQHFFGADGSPVHQGRSLAYRFAALAPAWMGALADCTPLAPGLTRRLASGTLRHFAERGVPDERGLLTLGWYDTFLPSTQPYSGPASPYWASKGFLGLLLPADHAVWTERELPLPVEESDTYTALPAPGWLLHGTRNDGIVRLVNHGSDHNPPAPGANACEDDPDRGAGEDDPHYAKLAYSTAAAPQSAPHAAARNIDNHLALIAPDGTPSRRRRIHPLHCEGRVASSWSAARLPGDERAYRIGTTSVLHGPWEIRVHRVDSPEGAVVREGGHAVAGPVSPFASSGPDWALARTADGLTSAVVALYGWDGGADGAAVARDVESNAYGPHSAIPYLRGAPRPGGRSVHVSLVVLSRDTVHPEALRTAVRVRVDGDAVVLTFLDGSRVEV
- a CDS encoding GAF domain-containing protein; protein product: MIPHAIGRMLLTPVDSDARARTQRLRSLDLGERSDASFDNFDAFADRVAEVTEVPFSMVNFIDGNRQFYAGLHTPAGIRKGADLGATAAGSGRSGRYVALDHGYCPHVVVRRRALVLEDVCDYPRFAGNPVVDDIGIRSYLGAPLIDRTGIALGAVCAVDTVPRPWGRAGLDTIKSLAQELIGHIHSREDNSIGI
- a CDS encoding ATP/GTP-binding protein, producing MAYDDSSDGFDSSAPHPGAGSPGNVGYAEGPGSAGHAGVPGNGGYEDAPGSLGHAQGPSSSEGFPVALKVLVAGGFGVGKTTFVGAVSEIAPLSTEELLTQVSAATDSLEGIESKTSTTVAMDFGRITLDEQHVLYLFGTPGQERFWFMWDELSQGALGAVVIADTRRLEECFAAVDFFERRGIGFIVAVNEFDGAFRYGPEEVRAALDLAPAVPVVLCDARIASSGTGALVTLVQHLINATAEPAPLSGHGSFGVPT
- a CDS encoding DUF742 domain-containing protein, whose amino-acid sequence is MSATQDAPLLDDAAGRLIRPYTVSGGRTRPTTVLDLLSLVMATGTVPQVHLGPEHSVALGLCGGPTSVAEIAAHLRLPAVVTKVLLSDLVDCGAVTAHPPAFHDMPTDRSLLEAVLDGLRRQL
- a CDS encoding roadblock/LC7 domain-containing protein, giving the protein MATDTPSGQVSDLDWLLSGLVQRVPYTRSAVLLSADGLVKSLHGMDADSADHMAALAAGLYSLGRSAGARFGDNGEVRQVVVELDSTLLFVATAGSGTCLAVLAGRSADAAVLGYEMTMLVKSVRPYLMTPTRQAAGVPGATGL